Genomic segment of Citrus sinensis cultivar Valencia sweet orange chromosome 7, DVS_A1.0, whole genome shotgun sequence:
CTCAATTTTAGTTTTCATTAATGATATCCTTTTGGCTCCTTTCCATTCTTCAATCTTTGGTATTTCAGTTAATCCAACTCCGGTACGAACCAAAAAGTTCTCCTCCTCGATTTTACATGTTATCCACAATGACATATCGCGAATCACATCGTGCAGTTTTATGCTATCGATATCTTCTGCTTCTAATAAACATGCACGAAAAAGATCACCGATGATAGTGTATCCATcctcaaaattatctaaaaaccCCTCACTAACCCAATAATCTATCAAATCCCTCCTAAGAATCCCATAATCTTTGGGAAACAAACAACAGTACAAGAGACAAGACCTAATTATGTCACTGGGCAAATTATCATAGCTAAACTTGAAACGTGtatattgttgaaaaaatagcatgTATATATGCTATTTTGAGGGCACATTTTGAGTGGGTCCCACTTAACGAAAGTGAAAAATCTTGTGAGGTTCGGATTCTACTCCGTTGATACTTCAaaagtataatattattttctcaaaacggtgcttgggtgaatgagaaattgtctctcaaaTTTCACCCTTAAAGttggaaatttgaaaggaaataaggcttatcccacatgggaaaaaaaaacctaaggattagtgtttatatataaacacttaacTATGCATAAGTAagaattataaggataaaaacTATTTATCCTTTGATACttttgtaagaaaaaataaccacagtgagttaaacaaataaaaaccaGTAGGTATTAATAAATTGAGATGATGGATGAAAACTCCGAAAATCTCGGAGGTGGCGAAAACCCTAATTTCGGCGAGGCTTTTCCGCCGCCGTTTAGGGAAGCTAGAACGACCAAAAAGGCACGCTTTCGTGATGAGGAAAACGGTAGTGAAACTACTAAACAGGTCTCCTACAAAGAAACGCTTGTGAATTCATCACAAACAATGGAGAATGGATTTGGAGGAGGTGTAGTGGACTGGGATTTTGAGGAAGGAGATGTGGTTGAGCGTAACGATGGAACCTTGCCGTCAATAAGTTTTTCGGATAGGGTTCATGCAAAGCTGAGTGAACCGTGGAAGCACTCTGTTGTTGTCAAGTTGCTAGGCCGAAATATTGGCTACAAAACTTTATGCACTAGGCTACATGCGTTGTGGAGAACAACCATGACATACTCGGTAATTgacttagaaaataattattttctgattCGTTTTCGATCTGCTGGGGACGCGGTTGATGCCCTAACTAAAGGCCCTTGATTATAATGGGGCATTATTTAACAGTCCAGCCATGGTCACCCTCTTTTGATTTCACCAAAACGGTTCTTGACCAAGTCACTGTATGGATTCGCCTACCTGGCCTTGCGGTCCATCTCTACAACCAGAAAGTTCTGCAAAAACTTGGTCAGATGGTGGGTACGGTGATCAAAATAGACTCGAACATTGCTTCTTCTACTCGCGGAAGGTTTGCTCGCCTTGCAGTAAGTGTTTCCCTAGACAAGCCTTTAGTTTCTCAGTTTGAATTGGATGGAAGGATCCAAAAGGTAGAGTACGAAGGATTGCCTGTAATTTGTTTTGCTTGTGGGAGGTACGGTCGTAATAGCATTAATTGTAAGATCTCGGCTGCTGAGAGAAATTCTGACAACATTGCACAGCCTCCAGCTGGTGTGCAAAGTCGAGAGGATCCCACCTCTCCAGAAGCTAACCGTGAAGATGCTGCTATGGTTGAGCCTTTCGACCCTTGGATGATTGTAACAAGGAAATGAAGGAAGCCAAATAATGGTCAAAGCCGTGAACCTAATAGGGCGAGTGAGTCAAGGTTTCACATTCTAGCTCAGATGACGGATCTGCATGAAAATCCTCTGCATGGCGCTTTCACAGACGTCCCCTCAACCTCAAAACAACCTAGTCCATCTAGCTCAAATCCGATTTTTACCTTTAACAATGATAAAACTTTTAAGCCTCCTGTTAGACGTCAGCAGGCTCTAAAATCTGCTGCTTCGAAGCCACCAACTAGGAAACCTTTCACTCCAATGAACCCTACCAGCAATCATTTCCAGACTACTGCCCTCCACATAAGAGAAAAATCTACTATCTCCACGCCCCATGACAACCCTAGCCAAATCCATTGCCTCATTACATATGCTGCCCTTAATAACCAACACACTCATCCTGTAGTTACCACTTTAGATCCCACAAAGCACACGGTGGTCTTTTGTTCTTCACAAATTCTTCCTTATGGAAATATGAAGGGTGTAGGCACGGATCATAGAGATCGTGAGGATCTGGACCCCCAACCTTTGGCTGACCCCTCAGATGACCGTCACGTCTCTACTGTAAATGTTTTTGAGCATGCTTATACACACCCCGTTGGTCCAATGAGTGGAGATGATGGGAAGGAGATGTCAGATGAGGAAGTCTCGATGGTTCAGGAATCACCTTTGGTGATGATGGATGATATCCATGACCAGTAGATTTGATATGTTGGGCCCTtggtttttcttcttgtttatttttatgatgattaGCATATTATTTTGGAATGTCCAAGGAGCGGCCTCCGAAAATTTTCGACGCTCTTTTAAGActgttgttaaaaattataaccCGTCTATGGTGGTTGTCATGGAACCTCGTGTAAGTGGAATGAAAGCAGATGAGTTTATTAAGAAAAGTGGTTTTGAGTTCTCTCATCGAGTGGAAGCAGTTGGATTTTCTGGAGGAATCTGGATCCTGTGGAGGAATTGTGTTCAGGTGGAGGTGGTAATTAATCATAGGCAATTTACtcatttcaaagtttatagaaataatatttttgcctCTTGGGTAACGGCTGTCTATGCTAGCCCAAATCCAATGTTGCGGAGACATTTCTGGAGTCGTATGGAGAATCTTGCCAGTTCAGTTCAAGGTCCTTGGTTGATTAGAGGGgattttaattctattttgtttgcttttgagAAGCAGGGGGGTGTTGCCAGACACTCGGGAGTGTGTGGTTTATTTCGGTAGTGGTTTGATGGCCAccaaatttttgatttaaagtTTAAAGGCCCTCGTTTTACTTGGTCTCGTGGCACCCTGTTTAAACGGCTTGACAGAGTTGTGTGTAATAATGATTGGCTGATGAAATTTGCTGATAACACTGTTCTCCACCTTCCGAAAGTTGCCTCAGATCACAGACCGATACTAGCCCGCTTTAAGGGAGCTGCTTACCGTCAACAGGTTATTAGGCCTTTCCGATTCTTGGCTACTTGGTTAACTCATGAgcattttaattcttttgtcaAACAGGCATGGGATTCCAGTTCTCACTATAGTACTGCAGCTACTAGTTTTATTTAAGCGGTGCAAGGTTGGAATCGTGATGTCTTTGGTAACATCTTTCAGCGTAAACGCAGATTATTGGCTCGGATTACTGGTATTCAAGCAGCCTTAGAACAGTATAATTCTAGAGGGTTGATTTGGTTAGAGGCTTACTTACGAAGTGAATTGGAGATGATGATGGCTCAGGAGGAGATTTTTTTGTGGCAGAAATCTAGGAAAGACTGGATCCTACACGGGGATAGAAATACTACATTCTTTCACAAAAAAAACTATTGCTCGTCGTAAAAGAAATCGAATTGAGGCGATTAAGGATAGTATGGGGAACTGGATCTACAATGAGAAAGATATTCGTAGCCATGTAGTTGAGTATTTCTCCTCTTTATTCAAAAGTGAAGCTCATTCTTATCAAACATACTCTGTTCCGAATTTTTTTCCAGCCGTGAATGCTAATTATCTTGATTGTGTTAATGATCCGGTTGtggatgaagaaattaaaagagctATTTTTAGCATGAAACCCCTTAAAGCGCCGGGTATTGATGGACTGCAGGCTATCTTTTATCAATCCCAGTGGCACACTGTTGGATCCTCTTTCTGTACTTTTATCATTGACATTTTTAATACTGGTAAAATCCCTCAAAACGTAAACAAAACTCCGTTGGTTTTGATTCTGAAGGTGGATCATCCTACCAGTTTAAAGATGTTTCGGCCTATAAGCTTATACACTGTTGCCTATAAGACAGTGACTAAAATTATTGCCAATCGTCTACAAGCTTTATTACCTAAGCTGATCGGGCCTCATCAGACAAGTTTTGTTCCCGGACGGCACATTGTGGATAACATTGTTATTGCTCAGGAAGTGGTTCATTCCATGCGCAAGAAAACTGGTAAAAGAGGGCTCATGGCTATTAAGGTGGATCTCGAGAAGGCATATGACCGGCTGAACtggtcttttatttttgaaactcTTCAACAGACGGGGCTCCCGATTCACTTATCTCGGCTCATCATGGAATGTGTTACCTCAGCTAGCATGAATATCTTGTGGAATGGTGAGGTCACTGAGGAGTTTTGTCCGGGAAGAGGAATTCAGTAGAGTGACCCTCTATCTCCGTATATCTTTGTGCTTTGTATTGAGCATTTGAGCCATGGATTAACCCAAGCTGTGGTGGATGGAAGCTGAAAGCCAATTCGGTTGGTTAAACATGGCACCCCCCTTACCcaccttttttttgttgatgatttgcTCTTATTTGCAGAAGTTTCGATGGATCAAGTTCATATTATTGATGTGGTCTTAGAAAATTACTGTCGAAGTTCTGAAGCAAAAGTTAACAAAGTGAAAactacaattttcttttcgaAGAATATTTCTTCAAGAGAGGCAAAGCTCATTGGAGCTGCCTTGGGGGTTTCGATTACTCATGACCTGGGAAACTACCTTGGAATGCTGTTACTTCATTCGCGGGTGAATAAAGCCACGTACCAATCTATTTTGGACAAGGTAGACATGAGGCTCAGTGGCTGGAACACGGCTCACTTATCCTTTGCTGGTCGTGTTATTTTGGCGCAATCGGTGATTCAAGCCATGCCGATTTATGCAATGCAAACGACCATGCTTCCTTCATCGGTGCGCTGTAGAATCGATAAATGCTGCCGTAGATTTATTTAGGATGGGAAGTCGAAGAGTCCTAAGATGTGCATGGTAGGCTGGGACAAAATCTGCTTGTCAAAATCACGTGGTGGCTTaggttttaaaaatttggagGTGATGAATCATGCCCTGTTAATGAAGATTAGTTGGGGCATTATTTCCAACTCGGATACGTTGTGGGTAAGGGTTCTCTGTTTCAAGTATGGACTGGACCCATGCAATTTGCCGTCTTCCCTCCCTGACAAGCAAGGATCGTGCGTTTGGTCTGCTATAAGGAAAACGTGGGATGCAGCCAAGCATGGAGCTCGCTGGGCAGTGTGCAATGGTGCTCGCGTTCGTTTCTGGCTGGACTGTTGGGTGACGAAATATGAACCTTTGATTGGCCTTGCTCTCCAACCGATCCCTCAAGTCTCTCTCAATGCATCTGTTAGCGATTTTACTGATGAACATGGCGGCTGGAGATGGTCGAACTTTGAGCTCTTGTTGCCCCCTTTTATTCTTCTGCAGATTGCTTCGATCATGCCTCCTACTCCGCATCTTGGACCTGACAGACTTTATTGGTGTTTTAATCCAAGAGGGTTGTTCACTGTTCGATCTGCTTATGAGTCTCTTTACCATCATAACTTGGATGCTCAAGATAAAGTATGGAACTTGCCATGGTCTTAGAAAGGACcccaatctataaagctcttTATTTGGCAGATTTTGCATGGCAAATTGAAGACTTACCGTGAGCTCAATAGGCGTAATATTCCCGTTTCGGATGTTTGTGTTAGGTGTGGGATTTCGGCTGAGGACATTCTTCATGCTGTGAGAGATTGTCGATGCATTAAGAATCTATGGCTTCATCTTGTTCCAGCTCGTCAccatctctcttttttccaATCTAACTTACGTGCATGGATGGCTGCCAACATGCAAAACAAGTGGAAAATTGATTCTGAGCTTCCTTGGGATTGTATTTTTGGAGTGGCTATTTGGAGGTTATGGTTTTGGCGGAATCATTTTATTATGGCTGGAAATTTGGTAGATAGCAAGACAATATACTTGGATATTATGGCCAGAGCTAGTGAGATCCATAGAATTAATAACTCTCATCTTAGCCAACAACCAAGGCGTAAGGAGATTTTTATTAGTTGGTTGCCTCCTCCATGGCCATGGTGTAAGTTGAACACATATGGATCCTATAGAAATACAGGAGAAGCTGGAGCGGGTGGGGTAATTCGTGATTCTTTTGGTAACTGGATCTCAGGTTTTAGTATGAATATTGGGGAAAGCTCAGTGATTATGGCCGAACTCTGGGGACTGTATCAAGGATTATCCATTGCCTGGAATGTTGGCATCAGACATCTTTTGGTGGAAGTAGACAGCCTCTGTGTAACTCAGATGATATTTCAGCAAGTGGTCGTGCCTAATGTTTTCTATGCTTTAGTGGTGGCAATTCGTGATTTCTTAAGTAGGAATTGGCAGATGTCTATCTCTCATATCTACCGTGAAGCAAACTCAGCTGCATATTTCATGGCAAATATGGCTCACTTAGTACCGCATGGTTTACATTTATTCTCTAACCCGCCTGTGGgtatttattctattatttcGCAAGATATGTTTGGGGTTTGTCAACCCGGCCTTGTTCCTGTCTAGCTCGTCTTAAAGAGccctttttaataaaaaaaaaagaattataaggataaaGACTCTCTCCACATGCGCGTGCGCAGGGGGGGTGCAAATCCAAGACTGATTTGGTTGAACTCGTATGCGAATGTAACAGCTTCAACAATTATTGTAGCTGTTCacgttttttttaattcaattttgaaataaattcgTTGAATTGATTTAGCtgttataacaattaaataaaacatattgaattCGGAAATTCAATACAAAGTAGCTGTATTCATTGAATTGATTTGGCtgttataacaattaaataaaacatattgaattCAGAAATTCAATACAAAGTAGTTGTTACATCCTCACATGAGTATAAAAAGGCGCCTCCTCTTCTGTTTTTTCTGATCGAGTTTGCTGTTGTTGTGGTTCGCCGGAATTACATGTCCGTGCTTGACCGGAAATTCGTGCCCGTTGTATCCTGGGAAACAGATACCAACAGACCTAAAGCACGACAAAGAGGTGGTAAATCTGTTTTAAGGAAACTGTTCTGTGCAGGCCTCTGGTTTTTATTTCTGTTTCGGTTTCCTTCCtcttttgttcttcatttgtTGTTTCCGATTGCTAGTTTAcattattgtttaaattacctactatttaaattgttatctCACTGTGTGTATTTTTCTAACATATATACCTTCTCCTCCATACCTGATAATTTAGATGCTGATGTTCTCAAGACCCAAAGAGCATTTTCCCATTCTTGAAGTGTCTTTTTTGAAGTCGTGGCTCGGCCAATGGTAATTAGTGCAAGTGGCAACCCACCACACTCTCTTGCCACAACCTCGGCCACTTCAGGAATTCCAGCGTGACTTCTAAGAGTAGCTTTTCTGACTTTGCCTAGAAACAATCTCCAGGCTTTGTCATGCTCCAAACACTTAACTTCAATCATCTCATCAGCTTCCATTTCCCCGCAAACATCAAGAGAACGAGTTGTGAAGACTATTTTGGACGCAGTATCTAGGCTTTGAAGAGGGACACCCAATTGTATTTGTTAAGATAATAGAATTAGTTAAGATGGTTTAGTTAGTTAAGCTTAGTTATTAGCTTAGTTAATTTGATTAAGTAAGTTTGTTATGACTGCTGACTTGGCAGATGAGCTGGAGGAAGTTTGTAGAAGATTCGAGACACATGTATAAATACATTCTTGTAAACCATTCGAATAAATTCAATGAttcatattcattttcttttgttatctTTCCTCTGTTTTTCTCTGTAATTTTCTTAGAAACCAAACAAACACTTTACAAATTAACATGGTATTAGAGCTCAACTAAAAGCAAAAATGGCATCTCTAAGCTCAAATTCAAAC
This window contains:
- the LOC127898791 gene encoding uncharacterized protein LOC127898791, encoding MDENSENLGGGENPNFGEAFPPPFREARTTKKARFRDEENGSETTKQVSYKETLVNSSQTMENGFGGGVVDWDFEEGDVVERNDGTLPSISFSDRVHAKLSEPWKHSVVVKLLGRNIGYKTLCTRLHALWRTTMTYSPWSPSFDFTKTVLDQVTVWIRLPGLAVHLYNQKVLQKLGQMVGTVIKIDSNIASSTRGRFARLAVSVSLDKPLVSQFELDGRIQKVEYEGLPVICFACGRYGRNSINCKISAAERNSDNIAQPPAGVQSREDPTSPEANREDAAMVEPFDPWMIVTRK